Proteins co-encoded in one Corynebacterium lujinxingii genomic window:
- the eccB gene encoding type VII secretion protein EccB has product MAQHTHAVSGETKQARRLLPTTRSQVSGHRFMRRRVEHGLIYGDIRMIHDPLAARRRSAIFGMVAVALIAAGSGLFAWLRPNPDPGAAAILRANDGAMYVRVGEVVHPVTNLTSARLIAGSAEEPQRVGEERLTEMPRGVPLGIATAPAMFAPGDAVDAAWSACEGEERVTVVAGEPVQQLADGQAVAVTQGGNEWMLTNEGRAKLPPDSDAQGRLIRRALGIDARVVRADISAPVLSAIRELPPVRLPHPLPRLLLADGTDEAWAVTQHGGIQPVSELQKQLLIDAAAPTSTSSPSQIAAYPDAQVPLDIAVPEKAPEWVDPQGSAVCVTESGSVALVAPDSDVLTAGSVELSGDSPATHFVGLASGAVGVDTGAGYHVVSASGQRHLVDTRDNLDVVGALHVDTVPWSILSLLPEGPALTREAALTATY; this is encoded by the coding sequence ATGGCTCAGCACACTCATGCCGTTTCGGGGGAGACAAAGCAGGCGCGCAGGCTGTTGCCGACGACGCGTTCGCAGGTTTCGGGGCACCGTTTCATGCGCCGGCGCGTGGAGCACGGGCTCATTTACGGGGATATCCGGATGATTCATGATCCATTGGCGGCACGGCGTCGTTCGGCGATCTTCGGGATGGTCGCGGTGGCGCTCATCGCGGCGGGATCGGGGCTGTTCGCGTGGTTGCGGCCGAATCCGGATCCGGGCGCGGCGGCGATTCTGCGGGCCAATGACGGGGCGATGTACGTGCGGGTCGGGGAGGTAGTGCACCCGGTGACGAACCTGACGTCGGCGCGACTGATCGCAGGCAGTGCGGAGGAGCCGCAGCGCGTGGGGGAGGAGCGACTCACCGAGATGCCGCGCGGTGTGCCGTTGGGTATCGCCACGGCGCCGGCGATGTTCGCGCCGGGTGATGCGGTGGATGCTGCGTGGTCGGCGTGCGAGGGGGAGGAGCGTGTCACGGTTGTCGCCGGGGAACCGGTGCAGCAGCTTGCCGACGGGCAGGCTGTCGCGGTTACTCAGGGCGGCAACGAGTGGATGCTCACCAATGAGGGGCGCGCAAAACTCCCGCCAGACAGCGATGCACAGGGCAGGCTGATCCGACGCGCCCTGGGCATCGACGCGCGGGTCGTCCGCGCAGACATCAGTGCGCCGGTGCTGTCCGCGATCCGCGAACTTCCGCCGGTCCGCCTGCCACACCCATTGCCGCGCCTGTTGCTCGCCGACGGCACCGACGAAGCATGGGCTGTCACACAGCATGGCGGCATTCAGCCCGTTTCGGAATTACAGAAGCAGTTGCTTATCGACGCCGCCGCACCCACCTCAACCTCTTCCCCCTCCCAGATTGCCGCGTATCCGGATGCCCAAGTCCCGCTAGATATCGCCGTTCCGGAGAAAGCGCCGGAGTGGGTTGATCCACAAGGATCGGCCGTGTGCGTGACGGAGTCAGGCTCTGTTGCACTCGTTGCCCCAGATTCGGATGTCTTGACCGCAGGATCGGTCGAGCTGTCCGGTGACAGCCCCGCGACCCATTTCGTCGGGTTAGCCTCCGGTGCTGTCGGCGTCGACACCGGTGCCGGCTACCACGTCGTGTCCGCTTCAGGTCAGCGCCATCTGGTGGATACCAGGGACAACCTCGACGTCGTCGGCGCACTGCACGTGGACACCGTTCCGTGGAGCATCCTCAGTCTCCTGCCCGAAGGCCCGGCCCTCACACGCGAGGCAGCGCTGACCGCGACCTACTGA
- a CDS encoding transposase, whose amino-acid sequence MTALALALALSGDDAGDVDLLGPLVATGLVDQVPSHSTVHRRRKELADHDDEAAGAGTTAVLAGMKTARTADWTACGARNPAAAASTDAPLVLDLDATEILAHSDKEKAAPTWKKHYGFHPLCAIIDHGDGLTGEPAAVLLRPDNVGSNTADDHKDVLDQALAAIPNRVDGQEWGKRLLIRTDSAGGSQAFLRHLNQQGLAYSVGLPVTWQIGDIASTLGEGIKQGIIRAGGTVSDTTDAYVADITSRMRSWAGEPLGINLDKYPTDMRIIIRSPDDGLEGTRRPEWGDFPLGSRQCLYL is encoded by the coding sequence ATGACCGCACTAGCCCTGGCACTGGCCCTCAGCGGGGACGACGCAGGCGATGTTGATCTCCTGGGCCCGTTGGTGGCCACCGGCCTGGTCGACCAGGTGCCGTCGCACTCCACGGTGCACCGCCGCCGCAAGGAACTCGCCGACCACGACGACGAAGCTGCCGGTGCCGGCACAACCGCGGTGCTGGCCGGCATGAAAACAGCCCGTACCGCGGACTGGACCGCCTGCGGTGCCCGCAACCCCGCCGCCGCGGCCAGCACCGATGCTCCGTTGGTTCTGGACCTGGACGCCACGGAAATCCTCGCCCACTCAGACAAGGAAAAAGCGGCCCCGACCTGGAAGAAGCACTACGGGTTCCACCCGCTGTGCGCGATCATCGACCACGGCGACGGGCTGACCGGTGAACCCGCAGCCGTCCTGCTGCGTCCGGACAACGTCGGCTCGAATACCGCCGACGACCACAAGGACGTCCTCGACCAGGCCTTGGCCGCGATCCCCAACCGCGTCGATGGTCAGGAGTGGGGGAAGCGTTTGCTGATACGCACGGATTCCGCCGGCGGATCCCAGGCCTTTCTGAGACACCTCAACCAACAAGGCCTGGCGTATTCGGTGGGGTTGCCGGTGACCTGGCAGATCGGCGACATCGCCTCCACGCTCGGCGAGGGCATCAAACAAGGCATCATCCGCGCGGGCGGTACGGTCAGCGACACCACGGACGCTTATGTCGCAGACATCACTTCCCGGATGCGATCCTGGGCCGGGGAACCACTGGGCATTAACCTCGACAAATACCCCACAGATATGCGGATTATCATCCGAAGCCCTGACGATGGCCTGGAAGGTACGAGGAGACCTGAATGGGGCGATTTTCCACTCGGATCACGGCAGTGTTTATACCTCTGA
- a CDS encoding penicillin-binding transpeptidase domain-containing protein, with the protein MTTRTTVRVSALLAATALALSSCTVPWFRDAVDEFVAAFNAGDDAGAATLSDDPARAAADLEQLRAGIGGTSVELDAGGEEDGATEITATWTVPNGDESTTTGTITLSEQDSDLITWDKRIFSTELNGDSRFLYSDDKTFTLPVTDRNGTDILSWTPVTVVSAGPELIPRAGEIAAAVRPVVPTSTAESVTAQIESGDGSPVGLFTLREGDFAVIGDALRAIKGLDLREEGRMLGPTRDTASPVDGGLRDYWSEKITADAGWTLQATSPTGTTILGQVEPAESEPVRTTMDLGVQTAAKRALEPIEQPAAIVALSASTGGVIAVAQNDAADALGPVSLSGLYPPGSTFKTVTTAAALERGTVVPDSTVACPATAEIDGRVIPNDGNFALGDVSMTQAFAQSCNTTQGFISQDLEPDDMRNTAARLGLGVDFTAPGMNSVTGSVPVTEPGAARVEAAIGQGEVLSSPFGLAVMEASLGNNGRMVLPTLIQGEETTADQDPEPLDPATVRALRAMMAETVDSGTAASLSDIHGLGGKTGTAEVGGNRPAHGWFAGIKGDLAFCTFVAGAESSGPAVAATGRFLRDDAMSEWR; encoded by the coding sequence ATGACCACCCGCACCACTGTCCGTGTCTCCGCCCTGCTCGCCGCTACGGCGCTCGCGCTCTCCTCCTGCACCGTGCCCTGGTTCCGGGACGCGGTGGACGAGTTCGTCGCCGCCTTCAACGCCGGTGACGACGCCGGTGCCGCCACACTCAGCGACGATCCCGCCCGGGCCGCAGCCGACCTGGAGCAGCTGCGCGCGGGCATCGGCGGGACCAGCGTGGAACTGGACGCCGGCGGCGAGGAGGACGGCGCCACCGAGATCACCGCCACCTGGACCGTCCCGAATGGCGATGAGTCCACTACCACCGGGACGATCACCCTCTCCGAACAGGACAGCGACCTCATCACCTGGGACAAGCGGATCTTCTCCACGGAGCTGAACGGGGACAGTCGCTTCCTCTACTCCGACGACAAGACCTTCACTCTGCCGGTGACCGACCGCAACGGCACCGACATCCTGTCCTGGACACCTGTCACCGTCGTCTCCGCGGGCCCGGAGCTGATCCCGCGGGCCGGGGAGATCGCCGCCGCCGTCCGCCCGGTCGTGCCGACCTCCACCGCCGAATCCGTCACCGCCCAGATCGAGTCCGGGGACGGCTCCCCGGTGGGGCTGTTCACCCTCCGAGAGGGGGACTTCGCCGTGATAGGGGACGCCCTGCGGGCGATCAAGGGACTGGACCTGCGGGAGGAGGGCCGCATGCTCGGCCCCACCCGGGACACCGCCTCCCCGGTGGACGGCGGCCTGCGCGACTACTGGTCGGAGAAGATCACGGCCGACGCCGGCTGGACCCTCCAGGCCACCTCCCCCACCGGCACGACCATCCTGGGGCAGGTGGAACCGGCGGAGAGCGAACCCGTGCGCACCACGATGGACCTCGGGGTGCAGACGGCCGCGAAGCGGGCCCTGGAGCCGATCGAGCAGCCCGCGGCGATCGTCGCCCTCAGCGCCTCCACCGGCGGGGTTATCGCCGTCGCGCAGAACGACGCCGCCGACGCCCTCGGCCCCGTCTCGCTGAGCGGGCTGTACCCGCCCGGCTCCACCTTCAAGACGGTGACCACCGCCGCCGCCCTCGAACGCGGCACCGTGGTACCCGACTCCACCGTCGCCTGCCCCGCCACCGCGGAGATCGATGGCCGCGTCATCCCCAACGACGGCAACTTCGCCCTCGGGGACGTCTCCATGACGCAGGCCTTCGCCCAGTCCTGCAACACCACCCAGGGTTTCATCTCCCAGGATCTGGAGCCGGACGACATGAGGAACACGGCGGCGCGTCTCGGACTGGGCGTGGACTTCACCGCGCCCGGCATGAACTCGGTGACCGGCTCCGTCCCCGTCACCGAGCCCGGCGCGGCCCGGGTGGAGGCCGCCATCGGCCAGGGCGAGGTCCTCTCCTCCCCCTTCGGGCTGGCCGTCATGGAGGCCTCCCTGGGCAACAACGGCCGGATGGTGCTGCCGACCCTGATCCAGGGTGAGGAGACCACCGCCGATCAGGACCCCGAGCCGCTCGACCCGGCGACAGTGCGGGCCCTGCGCGCGATGATGGCGGAGACGGTGGACTCCGGGACCGCCGCCAGCCTGAGCGACATCCACGGTCTCGGCGGCAAGACCGGGACCGCGGAGGTCGGGGGCAACCGGCCCGCCCACGGCTGGTTCGCCGGCATCAAGGGTGACCTTGCGTTCTGCACCTTCGTCGCCGGGGCGGAGTCCTCGGGACCGGCGGTGGCGGCCACGGGCCGTTTCCTGCGCGATGACGCGATGTCGGAGTGGCGCTGA
- a CDS encoding serine hydrolase: MTRSLRARIGTELVAAGCDGWCWAHPVGEEAAGVGVGADSQTSISSMYKVHLLAAFCLAVDRGLLNPLDAVTLSTDDGPVGTPGVGLFADPVTMSLRDLVRQMVVLSDSIAARVLQRRLPPGLVGEVVSLANLEDTTIVAPGTTESELPALPEDGSAASEAIRLLVSYPRVHQDPATYRSVSTPRQLCRLLDWIWTGPDLTGVSRAFARTVLGQQVWGHRIPSGFPAGGVRFHGKTGTIGPVRGEVSVVAVDEEAPIVVAVITRSARSGPNLAAADAAIGRIARLLVDELRMSR, from the coding sequence ATGACCAGGAGCCTGCGGGCCCGGATCGGCACCGAATTGGTCGCCGCGGGCTGTGACGGTTGGTGCTGGGCGCACCCGGTCGGCGAAGAGGCGGCCGGCGTCGGGGTCGGCGCCGACAGTCAGACCAGCATCTCGTCGATGTACAAGGTCCACCTCCTGGCCGCCTTCTGCCTAGCCGTGGACCGCGGGCTGCTGAATCCGCTCGACGCGGTGACGCTCAGCACGGATGACGGCCCGGTCGGGACCCCGGGAGTGGGGCTGTTCGCCGATCCCGTGACGATGAGCCTGCGGGATCTGGTGCGTCAGATGGTGGTGCTCTCCGACAGCATCGCCGCCCGGGTGCTGCAGCGGCGTCTCCCACCGGGCCTGGTCGGGGAGGTCGTCTCCCTGGCGAATCTCGAGGACACCACGATCGTCGCCCCGGGCACCACCGAGTCCGAACTCCCGGCCCTTCCAGAGGACGGCTCCGCGGCCAGCGAGGCGATCCGGCTGCTGGTCTCCTACCCCCGGGTCCACCAGGATCCGGCCACCTACCGCTCGGTGAGCACCCCACGCCAGCTGTGCCGCCTGCTGGACTGGATCTGGACGGGCCCGGATCTCACCGGGGTCTCCCGTGCCTTCGCCCGGACCGTGCTCGGGCAGCAGGTGTGGGGCCACCGGATCCCCTCCGGCTTCCCCGCCGGGGGCGTGCGCTTCCACGGCAAGACCGGGACGATCGGCCCCGTGCGCGGCGAGGTTTCCGTGGTGGCCGTCGACGAGGAGGCACCCATCGTCGTCGCCGTGATCACCCGTTCAGCCCGCAGCGGCCCGAACCTCGCGGCCGCGGACGCCGCGATCGGCCGCATCGCCCGGTTACTCGTCGATGAACTGCGCATGTCGCGCTGA
- a CDS encoding LysR family transcriptional regulator, whose protein sequence is MTTRPNSLRHWEYFVAVAEEGSVTGAAERLRLTQSPVSQGLKRLESNLGLDLIRRSATGATLTEAGRSLLPQARILVRDATELQSMAHAITDAGAEVRVGLAPSVPPGIAFDLTSALRDVGRVSVHTAEVSQLVTRVGEGRLDCAVIEDPAPTGELSRGQLHEVPRLLAGPAEKPATWAALRGHTLLDNTAAVSPAAAGRLADAFFTIGLHPETELWPDRTALAARLGAGGAMVLLTPDQLGGLPAFPMPTAFHLRLRCVVPPQRGGAVGKRDLRDVVDRALRRSLGRLGETG, encoded by the coding sequence ATGACAACTCGACCGAATTCCCTCCGGCACTGGGAGTACTTCGTCGCCGTGGCCGAGGAGGGCAGCGTCACCGGTGCCGCGGAGCGGCTGAGGCTGACCCAGTCCCCCGTGTCCCAGGGGCTGAAACGTCTGGAGTCGAATCTCGGCCTCGACCTGATCCGCCGCTCCGCCACCGGTGCCACCCTCACCGAGGCCGGCCGGTCCCTGCTCCCGCAGGCCCGGATTCTGGTCCGGGACGCCACGGAACTGCAGAGCATGGCCCACGCCATCACCGACGCCGGGGCCGAGGTACGCGTGGGGCTGGCCCCCTCGGTGCCGCCGGGCATCGCCTTCGACCTCACCTCCGCGTTGCGGGACGTCGGCCGGGTCAGTGTGCACACGGCCGAGGTGTCGCAGCTGGTCACCCGGGTGGGCGAGGGCCGTCTGGACTGTGCCGTCATCGAGGACCCGGCGCCGACGGGTGAGTTGTCTCGCGGGCAGCTGCACGAGGTTCCCCGGCTGCTCGCCGGGCCCGCCGAAAAGCCCGCGACCTGGGCGGCGTTGCGGGGACACACCCTGCTGGACAACACCGCCGCCGTCAGCCCGGCGGCCGCCGGACGCCTGGCCGACGCCTTCTTCACCATCGGCTTGCACCCGGAGACCGAGCTGTGGCCGGACCGGACGGCCCTGGCCGCGCGGCTCGGTGCCGGAGGCGCGATGGTGCTGCTCACCCCCGATCAACTCGGGGGCCTGCCCGCGTTCCCGATGCCGACGGCCTTCCACCTGCGGCTGCGGTGTGTGGTGCCGCCGCAACGGGGCGGGGCCGTCGGAAAGCGGGATCTGCGCGACGTCGTGGACCGTGCCCTGCGGCGCTCCCTCGGGCGTCTGGGAGAGACCGGATGA
- a CDS encoding coiled-coil domain-containing protein: MQKNSFETSLFVVYLPKSMCKEIPDYYTSEVDGREVKRPRYAARDYEEAMMYPEESMRWLAENFIPGGIDAVAGGDMNFDESTPHIQFQADTFSPKPEDPDKLRCRPGIAYNTDTSVRYTSGPKKGKQISGNQKFIDAQRGLREHMHSLGYPVELEVSERHDESLNLGRYAEQQDRERDLAKREDDVEVKKRSVQRDMDAIDRDREQTAKELEQAKAANEKAQGVLQHAEEQARAVAERVLNEAREKAEQEAEQIRSDAREKAKQEAEQTMGLAEAQADELLERAEETAQAKAGEITAAARSEAESITRQADEARKQAERDAETIRSEARDEATSIRDEATRDAAVTRTDARDEADQIRRNAHTDAEDEAAIIIEEAVKSGQQLEHLDKKFLVQELHRSPELLERYTLFKQSQTSGKKGGAQQRARERIEKRRQQQQQRDRDGGMEL; encoded by the coding sequence GTGCAGAAGAACAGTTTCGAGACGTCGCTGTTCGTCGTGTATCTGCCGAAGTCGATGTGCAAGGAGATCCCCGACTACTACACCAGTGAGGTGGACGGGCGCGAAGTGAAACGTCCGCGCTATGCAGCCCGCGACTACGAAGAAGCAATGATGTACCCCGAAGAGTCAATGCGTTGGCTCGCCGAGAACTTCATTCCCGGCGGTATCGACGCAGTCGCTGGCGGTGATATGAACTTCGACGAATCAACGCCACACATCCAGTTCCAGGCGGATACGTTCTCACCGAAGCCCGAAGATCCCGACAAGCTCCGTTGCCGCCCCGGCATCGCGTACAACACTGACACCTCAGTGCGGTACACATCCGGCCCGAAGAAGGGCAAGCAGATCTCGGGTAACCAGAAGTTCATCGACGCGCAACGGGGCCTGCGCGAACACATGCACTCGCTGGGCTATCCGGTGGAACTGGAAGTCTCCGAGCGGCATGACGAGTCGTTGAACCTCGGACGCTACGCAGAACAACAAGACCGGGAGCGCGACCTCGCCAAGCGCGAGGATGATGTGGAAGTCAAGAAGCGATCCGTGCAGCGCGATATGGACGCAATTGATCGTGACCGCGAGCAAACAGCAAAAGAACTTGAACAGGCAAAAGCTGCCAACGAAAAAGCGCAAGGTGTGTTGCAGCACGCCGAAGAACAGGCTCGCGCTGTTGCCGAGCGTGTGCTCAACGAGGCACGTGAGAAGGCAGAGCAAGAAGCCGAGCAGATCCGCAGTGACGCGCGCGAGAAGGCCAAGCAAGAAGCCGAGCAGACCATGGGCCTTGCCGAAGCGCAAGCAGACGAGCTGCTCGAACGAGCCGAAGAGACTGCACAGGCCAAGGCGGGCGAGATTACAGCCGCAGCCCGCAGCGAAGCGGAGTCGATCACACGCCAAGCCGACGAGGCCCGTAAGCAGGCTGAGCGCGACGCTGAGACGATCCGCAGCGAAGCACGAGATGAGGCCACAAGCATCCGCGACGAGGCCACGCGCGACGCTGCAGTAACGCGCACGGATGCCCGCGATGAGGCTGATCAGATCCGCCGCAACGCGCACACGGACGCCGAAGATGAAGCAGCCATCATCATCGAAGAAGCGGTGAAGTCAGGACAGCAGTTGGAGCATCTGGACAAGAAGTTCCTGGTGCAAGAACTGCATCGCAGCCCGGAGCTGCTTGAGCGCTACACGCTGTTCAAGCAGTCGCAGACCTCAGGCAAGAAGGGCGGGGCGCAGCAACGTGCGCGCGAGCGTATCGAGAAGCGCCGCCAGCAGCAACAGCAGCGTGATCGTGACGGCGGTATGGAGCTTTAG